ATCGAACGACACGGAATCCAGAGGCTATGACGTCAAACTCCTTCCATCTCGCGATGATGCCTGGCGAAGGCATCGGCATCGAAGTCATGGAGGCGGCGGAGGCCGTGCTCGGCGCGGTCGAAAAGCGCTTCGATCTCTCCTTCCGGCAGGAGCATATTCCGGGCGGCGCGCATCACTACAAGGACACCGGCGCGATATTGCCCAAGGACGGCCTGAAGCGTGCCGGCCAAGCCGACGCCATCCTGTTCGGCGCCATGGGCTGGCCGGACATCCGCTTTCCCGACGGAACCGAGATCGCGCCACAGCTCGATATCCGGATGGAGTTCGGCCTCTATGCCGGCGTGCGCCCCATCCGCGCCATTCCGGGTACCCCGCCAGTTCTCGCTCATGAGAGCTGGAAGGATATCGACCTCGTGATCGTGCGCGAGTCCACCGAGGGCATGTTCGCCTCTCGTGGCAAAGGCGAGATCATCGACGACAAGGAAGCGCGCGATACCCAGGTGATCACCCGCAAGGTGACCGAGCAACTGACCGAATTCTGCTGCGGGCTGGCTCGCCGGCGGCGCGAGACGCGGGGCACCCCAGGGCGCGTGACGCTCGTCGACAAGGCGAATGTGTTCCGCTCCTTCGCCTTCATGCGAAAGGTCTTTTACGAGACTGCGGCAAAGCACCCAGATATTGATGCGCGCCATCACTACATCGATGCGATGGCGCTCGACCTCGTCCGTCGGCCTTGGGACTTCGACGTTCTGCCGACGGAGAACCTGTTCGGCGATATCCTGTCGGATCTGGGAGCAGGACTGATCGGTGGCATGGGCTTCGCGCCCTCTGCAGATATTGGCGAGGTCAACGGCATGTTCCAGCCAAGCCATGGTACTGCCCCGGACATCGCCGGCAAGGGCATTGCCAATCCGACGGCTATGATCCTCTCCGCCGCAATGATGCTGGACTGGCTCGGCGAGCGCCACGACAGCACGGCAGCGCGGGACGCGGCACGTGCCATCGAGCTCAGCGTAGACCATGCCTTCGGCAAGTTGAACCTTCGCAGCTATGACATTGGCGGCCGTCACGGCACACGCGAGATCGGTGCGACCGTCGCCGAGTTGATCAGCACCGGAAAAGCCGACCCGCAATGACGCTGCGGGCCATCGCGGGCTGGGGCTGCTTCAGCCTGTTCCACTAGGAGGCCTAGAGCCGGAAGGTGTGAGTTCGGTCGGCGTCGCAGATTGCGACGCCGAGAAGCGCAACTCAGCGGCCGCGCTCTTCGATGATGCTGGGCGCCCTTACCCGGATCTTGCCGTGCCGCTGACGCGCGAACGGACTACGAGCATCGCTGTCGAGGCTGCTTTGGCCTCTCGGGCGTTGTCGCGCCACTTCTCGCAAATCGAGGCCATATCGGTCGATTATTGCTTCGGCTGCGTTTTCGCCTGTTCGAGGCTCGCACGCGCCAGCATGGCCTCAAGCTCGGCCAGCGCAGTCATTGGCAGAACGATCACGATGTCGGACTCAGCAGCAGTTTCGAATCGGAGTGCGGCATCGCCGCGCGCATCCGGGCTCACCACAAGGGTGGTGGGCTTAATAACCGGAACCTCGACAGCATGTTTCTCCGCCATAAGCTAAACTTACCAGAGCTGCCCTATCGCTCAAGCGCTACGCCTGCAGAGCTGTGGCCGCAAAATATGAGCCGCGGCCAGCAGCGGGGTGCTGGCGATCGTATCGGCAAGAAGCAAACGGAATGGACCATGCGCTCAGGGCCAGTGTCGGCGAGACGGAGGGCTTTGTGCAGGCAATCGCCGACGTGGTCGTTCTGACGAAGGAGGAGAGGAGCCCGGTCCTGGAGGCTCTGTGCGACGCGCCGCTGATCCCGGGCCGCCTAGGGCTTTATGGTCTCGAAGAGTACCTGTGGCGCCAGAAGCTCGCCCGCGAGGAACGCCAGCAGCAGGATCGTAGTCGAGCTACCAGCTGCGAGGGCCATCGGTCAGGTGCCTCGGGGCCCCGCTTCCCGGTGACGTAGCGAGGCATCGCCCCGGCATCCGGCCTCGCCCCTGCCGGCGCTGTGATATGACCGGGGTAGGGCCAAGTCGCGCCGCCTCGCTTCATCACCCTAGGTCTTGTTTGCTTGATGATTTGCATTATTTGTATTATACAGAAAATACAGATTTGGAGGTGGCTATGAAAGCGTTCACGTTTTCCGACCTGAGCCGGCGGTCTGGCGACGTACTGGATACAGCACTGGTCGAACCGGTTTCGCTTCAAAAAAGAGGTAAGACCAAGATCGTGATGCTGTCAGCTGAGCATTACGAGCAGCTGCAAAATCGAGCCCGGATCAATGCGCCACGGGCGTTTAGCCTTCGGACGGCTCCGGATGAGGATATCGAGAACCTGACGGCTGGATTCCAGCAAATCCTCGATGACGCAGAGCGCGGGTAACGCTGATGGAGCGCGGCGAGGTTTATCGCTTCAATTATCTGTGGAGTCATGAAGCCGAAAAGAACCGCGTCAGTGGCAGCAAGATCCGCCGCGTCTGTTTGGCGATGAAGGTCAACGAGTGGCTGTACCTGTTCCCGATCACGAGCTTGGAGCCTCAGCCCCAGGATGATGGGGAGGAGCGAATGTATCTTGAGATCCCGCCGATCGAGCGGCAGCGCGTTGGCTTGAACCAGGATCATCCGAGCTACCTGATCCTCGATGACTATAATCGAGTGCGCGAGGACGAGCTCTATGATTTCGAAAGCACGACACCAGAGGGGCAGTTCAGCGTGCTTTTCCTTCAGGAAATCGCACGCCGATTCCAGGTTGCGATCCAGGAAAAGCGCCCGATGCAAGGGCTCATCCGCAGGTAGACCAATCCATCTCCTCGGCGACGGAGGCCGCTCTGGGGTGGTTCGGAAGCGGGGTGATAGGGACGACGTGCCGCAAGGTGAGGTTCCCGGAGGTGGCGCTCTATGCCAGGTCGGACACTTATCTTGCGTTGGCAGCTGCCCTGATCGGCGGCTGTACGCGCGCAAAGACTTCGTCGTAAATCTCGATCTCTCCTGGCATCGCTAGAGTGGTCGCGAGTGCAAAAACGACCGCCTCATCGATAGGATTGCCCTGATCTGGCTCGCGCTGGACAATGATCGGGATCGTCATATCTGGGGTCACGGCAGGAGCGTTGGTGCCTTCCCAGCATCGGGAAACGATGGTTCCCCGATTGGTCTGATTTTCATCCGGCTGCCAGCCGTGTGTCGCCACCCCGAGCGCGCCGAGTCCGTCGGGCACGATTATCTTCAGGCGACATGTCCTATAGCTCCTCCGACCGGGCGCCACGGGCGTGAACCAGGCCAGCGTGGCTGACAGGCTTGTGCGGGCGCGCTTTCCCGCCGATGGTTATCGGGACGGGCAGCAGGATCGTGGCATTCTGATCGGGTCCCAGCCGGCCAGTGGCGAAGAAGGTGGCACGGTCGGCGGCGCAGGCCACCGCGTCAGTGCTATCGACGCATCCAAATCCCATGAAACTATGAGCAGCGTTTTTCGGCACCACTCCTGCCACTTGCCGTACAGCAGCTAGAATGGCGCCTGAATTTCGGCGGCCAGATAGGCTTGCAGGCGTAGGATTGCGTTCAGATCGCCGGCGGCGAGCAAGTCCAGGGGAGTTTGACCGAAGATGGCGTTTGGCCGGTTCATCCACCTGTAGCCGCGTCTCGGGTCGGTGAAGAGCGTGCGCAGCTGGACGTGAATGTGGAGCAAAAGCACAAACCGCAGCTTGAGGTCGTCGTTGAACCCAGCGGGTTCGGCGCGCTTCCAGGCTTCATAGGCCTGCGGGTCGAGGGCCAGGATGCGAGCGCCCATTTCGTCGTCGACCTTCCAGCGATCAAGGAGCTGGACGATCGCGCGGTTGAGCGCCGCGATCTCCTCGGGCGTCATACAAACAGCCTTCCGAGCTCTTCGCCCGTCAGTGCTCGCTTGCGTTCCAATGCGCCGGCGATGGCTTCGAGCTGGGGCATGTGGTCGGACAGGAGTTTGACGCAGCGCTCGTCGAGCTGGCGCAGCTCGGCTTCGATGAGGTCGCGGAACTGCGGATCACTGAGGGATCGCGCGGTATCGTGGGCGGGGGCGCGGTGAAGCAGGCTTGCTCCCAGACCGAACGATCCATGGATGCCGCAGGCGTAGGTGGTCGCGAGCGCGAGATCGACGTGGCAACCTGAGGAGCCGTCGCCAAGCATCAGGATCTCGGCGGCCCTGCCGGCGAGCATGATCACGATCTGATCCTCGAGGCGCTGTCGGGTGCCGATGGCGCCGACACCATCCGTCAGGATCCCGCCGCCCCTAGTGCCCATCGAGATCGTTGAGGCGTGATCGACCCGGCGCCCGAGTGCGAAAGCGGCAACCACGTGTCCGGCCTCATGGATTGCGATCCGGTGGAGTTCGTCTCCCTCGACGTCGTCCTTCAGGAATTGGGATGCGACGTCCTGGAAGGTGAGGGGGCGGTCGGCGCGGCGTGCCTCGGAGATCGCGGCCTTCGAGCGGAAAGCGACGTCCGCGCCGGTCGAGCCTTGGGCGATCTGAGCGAGGGAGACGAGCTCTGGCTCGGGGAGGCGTCCAGCCAGGTGGTGACGGAACACGCCGACGAGTTCATGGACGTCGGGCGGTTTGATCTCGAAGTGCAGTTCGAGGCGCCCTGACCGGGTCAAAGCGGCATCGAGATGACCAACCATATTGGTCGCGGCAACGACGATGACGCCATCGCGGGCGTCGTCGAGCAGCTTCAGCAAGTGCGTGACCAAGCTCGTCCAATAATCCCTGTGGCGGGCGTCCAGGGTGGCTCGATTGGGTATGGCGTCGATTTCGTCGATGAAGAGAACGCTGGGAGCCTGGTTCCGCGCGCTCCTGAACACCTGGTCCAGGCTCTTGATCACGCTGTTGAGGTAGCCATCGGTGCCGGCGAAGAGCTGTCCGAGTGATGTGGTGACGATCGGCACGCCGCATGTTCGTGCGAGTGCAGAGGCGAACAGCGTCTTACCGGTTCCGGGCGCGCCATGAAGGAGCGCGGCTGTGCTGAGCTCGGCCCAGGCGACGTCGCCGCGGCGATAGGCCTGGAGATCCTTGGCGAGGGTCAAGCCCCAGTCCTTGGCCGCTCCGTAGCCGGTGAGCTCTGAAAGAGACGGGCCGCCGAGATTGGCGAGCGGGGGGGTGCCGCCGCGGATCCCCTTATCGAGCATTTTCAAGCGGCCGACTGCTCGACCGGCATTTTCGTTAGGCCGCATTGCCGCGAACATTGCGCTGGCGTGGATTCGGGAGCCCAAATTCGGAGGGAGCTTGCCGACCCGCGCATTGCCGTAGAGGGCGCGAAGGGTGGCTACGAGCTGTGTGTTCGTCGGGAATGGGACGCGAATCCGATAGTCCGCCGATGCCAGGATCTCGGGCGAGAGCTGCGTCTCGATATCGGTCACGAGGGCAACCAGGGAGTGGCCGGCCTCGACGGAGGACCGCAGCAGATGGTTTTGGTCGTGCGACTTGCCCTGGGCGAGCTTCTCCTTCCGGGTGATGAATTCTGCCGGGCGGAACCAGCCCAGCGCGATCGGGCGGATGATCTCCAGCCAGTCCTCCGACGGTACTTCGATGATGGCGACGAGGCTGCGCTTGCGCTTCAGATCACGGGCCATCGCGCGCGGAATGGCGTCGGCGAGCATTCGCGTAGGCAGAAACAGGGTCGGGCGGATGCGATCCGGACCGTCATCGTCCTTGACAGGTAGATCGTCGAGCATGGGAACGGTGATGCTCATGTTCGTCTCGCTGGATTGAGGGGGGCAATGCGGCGTTCTCGCCGCATTGATGGCCGAGAGAGCGCCTTGGCTGTGCTGGGATGGTGCCGGTCAGGCGCGGATGACGTGGCGCAGCCTGCAGTCTCACTCGAAAGGTGAGGGACCGATTTTTGGTATCTTTATGGACTGGGGCTGGGGGGCTTTCACTGACGAGATCTGGTCGGCCTGATACCGTCCAGAGGGTTCT
The window above is part of the Hyphomicrobiales bacterium genome. Proteins encoded here:
- a CDS encoding hypothetical protein (Evidence 5 : Unknown function), whose product is MLRLRFRLFEARTRQHGLKLGQRSHWQNDHDVGLSSSFESECGIAARIRAHHKGGGLNNRNLDSMFLRHKLNLPELPYRSSATPAELWPQNMSRGQQRGAGDRIGKKQTEWTMRSGPVSARRRALCRQSPTWSF
- a CDS encoding Cell division protein FtsH; its protein translation is MSITVPMLDDLPVKDDDGPDRIRPTLFLPTRMLADAIPRAMARDLKRKRSLVAIIEVPSEDWLEIIRPIALGWFRPAEFITRKEKLAQGKSHDQNHLLRSSVEAGHSLVALVTDIETQLSPEILASADYRIRVPFPTNTQLVATLRALYGNARVGKLPPNLGSRIHASAMFAAMRPNENAGRAVGRLKMLDKGIRGGTPPLANLGGPSLSELTGYGAAKDWGLTLAKDLQAYRRGDVAWAELSTAALLHGAPGTGKTLFASALARTCGVPIVTTSLGQLFAGTDGYLNSVIKSLDQVFRSARNQAPSVLFIDEIDAIPNRATLDARHRDYWTSLVTHLLKLLDDARDGVIVVAATNMVGHLDAALTRSGRLELHFEIKPPDVHELVGVFRHHLAGRLPEPELVSLAQIAQGSTGADVAFRSKAAISEARRADRPLTFQDVASQFLKDDVEGDELHRIAIHEAGHVVAAFALGRRVDHASTISMGTRGGGILTDGVGAIGTRQRLEDQIVIMLAGRAAEILMLGDGSSGCHVDLALATTYACGIHGSFGLGASLLHRAPAHDTARSLSDPQFRDLIEAELRQLDERCVKLLSDHMPQLEAIAGALERKRALTGEELGRLFV
- a CDS encoding conserved hypothetical protein (Evidence 4 : Unknown function but conserved in other organisms), with amino-acid sequence MERGEVYRFNYLWSHEAEKNRVSGSKIRRVCLAMKVNEWLYLFPITSLEPQPQDDGEERMYLEIPPIERQRVGLNQDHPSYLILDDYNRVREDELYDFESTTPEGQFSVLFLQEIARRFQVAIQEKRPMQGLIRR
- a CDS encoding hypothetical protein (Evidence 5 : Unknown function) gives rise to the protein MAPGRRSYRTCRLKIIVPDGLGALGVATHGWQPDENQTNRGTIVSRCWEGTNAPAVTPDMTIPIIVQREPDQGNPIDEAVVFALATTLAMPGEIEIYDEVFARVQPPIRAAANAR
- a CDS encoding hypothetical protein (Evidence 5 : Unknown function); the protein is MVSPDARGDAALRFETAAESDIVIVLPMTALAELEAMLARASLEQAKTQPKQ
- a CDS encoding hypothetical protein (Evidence 5 : Unknown function), which produces MDHALRASVGETEGFVQAIADVVVLTKEERSPVLEALCDAPLIPGRLGLYGLEEYLWRQKLAREERQQQDRSRATSCEGHRSGASGPRFPVT
- a CDS encoding hypothetical protein (Evidence 5 : Unknown function) — translated: MSSVGVADCDAEKRNSAAALFDDAGRPYPDLAVPLTRERTTSIAVEAALASRALSRHFSQIEAISVDYCFGCVFACSRLARASMASSSASAVIGRTITMSDSAAVSNRSAASPRASGLTTRVVGLITGTSTACFSAIS
- the leuB gene encoding 3-isopropylmalate/3-methylmalate dehydrogenase; the protein is MTSNSFHLAMMPGEGIGIEVMEAAEAVLGAVEKRFDLSFRQEHIPGGAHHYKDTGAILPKDGLKRAGQADAILFGAMGWPDIRFPDGTEIAPQLDIRMEFGLYAGVRPIRAIPGTPPVLAHESWKDIDLVIVRESTEGMFASRGKGEIIDDKEARDTQVITRKVTEQLTEFCCGLARRRRETRGTPGRVTLVDKANVFRSFAFMRKVFYETAAKHPDIDARHHYIDAMALDLVRRPWDFDVLPTENLFGDILSDLGAGLIGGMGFAPSADIGEVNGMFQPSHGTAPDIAGKGIANPTAMILSAAMMLDWLGERHDSTAARDAARAIELSVDHAFGKLNLRSYDIGGRHGTREIGATVAELISTGKADPQ
- a CDS encoding Antitoxin; protein product: MKAFTFSDLSRRSGDVLDTALVEPVSLQKRGKTKIVMLSAEHYEQLQNRARINAPRAFSLRTAPDEDIENLTAGFQQILDDAERG
- a CDS encoding conserved hypothetical protein (Evidence 4 : Unknown function but conserved in other organisms), which gives rise to MTPEEIAALNRAIVQLLDRWKVDDEMGARILALDPQAYEAWKRAEPAGFNDDLKLRFVLLLHIHVQLRTLFTDPRRGYRWMNRPNAIFGQTPLDLLAAGDLNAILRLQAYLAAEIQAPF
- a CDS encoding hypothetical protein (Evidence 5 : Unknown function), which gives rise to MDEPAKRHLRSNSPGLARRRRSERNPTPASLSGRRNSGAILAAVRQVAGVVPKNAAHSFMGFGCVDSTDAVACAADRATFFATGRLGPDQNATILLPVPITIGGKARPHKPVSHAGLVHARGARSEEL